A stretch of Acidobacteriota bacterium DNA encodes these proteins:
- a CDS encoding cytochrome c — translation MCHGPMGKAAIPTMAFIGRKWKHGTKSTDMVKVITDGVKGTPMMSFKGKLKADEIKALAAHVRSFDKTLPPEK, via the coding sequence ATGTGCCACGGCCCCATGGGCAAAGCCGCGATTCCCACGATGGCCTTTATCGGACGCAAGTGGAAACACGGCACGAAGTCCACGGACATGGTGAAGGTCATCACGGACGGCGTGAAAGGCACGCCGATGATGTCGTTCAAGGGCAAACTCAAAGCCGACGAGATCAAGGCGCTGGCCGCCCATGTCCGCTCGTTCGACAAGACGCTGCCTCCCGAAAAGTAA
- a CDS encoding spermidine synthase, which produces MAALKIFSVSFLVLFLEIALIRWLPANIRLLSFFSNFILLASFLGIGLGCLLADARTRLFAWFPFILLAIVAGAAFFRLEVNVVATGAIYFTSGTNEDILQIESVLLLPAIFFVVVALFTALAQRMGREMSTLPSLPAYTWNVAGSLAGVLMLGVMSWFELPPSVWFGIGAVVATPLLLSAEPGATSGRSRVLGAVGVTLVAATVVLVHMISANTLWSPYYKIVVRQQGGDTVVEVNNIFHQSMASLDQKEYFYQWPYSVFGDTFENVLVLGAGSGSDVSAALRHGAKHVDAVEIDPTIIRLGRELHPDQPFSDPRVTVINDDARHYLRTTTKKYDMVVFALIDSLTLQSGFSGVRLESYMFTQEAFADVRDRLTDNGVLAVYNYFREPWLVDRLANSAAVAFGTEPYVHVHEARSFLGVMLAGPRVAQMPASPAIPERVTAFGQSHAPSPARLHQRDRNIEPASDDWPFLYLRDRHIPRHYIYTLLLILGASLLVVAPVVRRASGRWSWEFFLLGAGFMLLETKSITQFALLWGSTWVVASLAIVSVLVMALAANFVVSRWEIRRPWMIGAVLLGLLGLSYMVPVGRLAFDSLAAESLTYVLLGFSPIFCAGLLFGSAIKRSTSLPRDYGTNLLGAMAGGVAEYLALITGYGALIGLVALCYAGALIARPRE; this is translated from the coding sequence ATGGCTGCCCTGAAGATCTTCTCGGTCTCGTTCCTCGTTCTTTTTCTGGAAATCGCGTTGATTCGCTGGCTCCCGGCGAACATCCGGTTGCTCTCGTTCTTCTCGAACTTCATCCTGCTGGCCAGCTTCCTCGGCATCGGCCTGGGCTGCCTGCTCGCTGATGCGCGCACGCGGCTCTTTGCGTGGTTCCCGTTCATCCTCCTCGCCATCGTCGCCGGCGCCGCCTTCTTCCGGCTCGAGGTCAACGTGGTGGCCACAGGCGCCATCTACTTCACCAGCGGCACGAACGAAGACATTCTTCAGATCGAAAGCGTGCTGTTGCTGCCCGCGATCTTCTTTGTGGTGGTGGCGCTCTTCACGGCACTGGCGCAGCGCATGGGCCGCGAGATGAGCACGCTTCCCTCACTGCCGGCCTACACGTGGAACGTGGCGGGCAGCCTGGCCGGCGTGTTGATGCTGGGCGTGATGTCGTGGTTCGAGCTGCCACCGTCGGTGTGGTTCGGGATCGGTGCCGTGGTGGCCACGCCGCTGCTCTTGTCTGCGGAACCAGGCGCCACATCCGGCAGAAGCCGCGTGCTGGGTGCGGTCGGCGTCACTCTCGTCGCCGCCACGGTGGTGCTGGTGCACATGATCTCCGCCAACACGTTGTGGTCGCCGTACTACAAGATCGTGGTTCGCCAGCAGGGCGGAGACACGGTGGTGGAGGTCAACAACATCTTCCACCAGTCGATGGCGTCACTCGATCAGAAGGAGTACTTCTACCAGTGGCCCTACTCCGTCTTCGGCGACACGTTCGAAAACGTGCTCGTGCTTGGCGCCGGCTCGGGCAGCGACGTGTCAGCGGCCTTGCGGCATGGCGCCAAACACGTTGATGCCGTCGAAATCGATCCCACCATCATCAGGCTTGGGCGGGAGTTGCATCCGGACCAACCCTTCTCGGACCCGCGTGTGACGGTGATTAATGACGATGCGCGGCATTACCTGAGGACGACCACCAAGAAGTACGACATGGTGGTGTTTGCGCTCATAGACTCGCTGACGCTGCAGTCGGGCTTTTCAGGCGTGCGCCTCGAGAGCTACATGTTCACGCAGGAGGCGTTTGCGGATGTCCGCGACCGCTTGACCGACAACGGGGTGCTGGCGGTCTACAACTACTTCCGCGAACCGTGGCTGGTCGATCGGCTCGCCAACAGCGCCGCTGTGGCCTTCGGGACCGAGCCTTACGTGCACGTGCACGAGGCGCGGTCGTTCCTGGGCGTCATGCTGGCGGGACCGCGTGTGGCGCAGATGCCTGCCTCTCCGGCGATTCCTGAGCGCGTGACGGCCTTTGGCCAGTCGCACGCACCGAGCCCGGCGCGCCTGCATCAGCGGGATCGCAACATCGAGCCTGCGTCGGATGACTGGCCGTTCCTCTACCTGCGCGACCGTCACATCCCGCGCCACTACATCTACACGCTCCTGCTGATCCTCGGCGCCTCACTACTGGTTGTCGCGCCCGTCGTCCGCAGGGCGTCGGGACGATGGTCGTGGGAATTCTTCCTGTTGGGCGCCGGGTTCATGCTGCTGGAAACGAAGTCCATCACGCAGTTTGCCCTGTTGTGGGGCTCAACCTGGGTGGTGGCATCGCTGGCGATTGTCTCGGTGCTGGTGATGGCACTCGCGGCCAATTTTGTGGTGTCGCGGTGGGAGATTCGCCGGCCCTGGATGATTGGTGCTGTGCTCCTCGGTTTGCTCGGCCTCAGCTACATGGTGCCTGTGGGCCGGCTCGCCTTCGACAGTCTCGCCGCTGAGTCCCTGACCTATGTCCTGCTTGGCTTCAGCCCCATCTTCTGCGCGGGCCTGCTGTTCGGCTCCGCGATCAAGCGATCAACATCTCTCCCTCGCGACTACGGCACCAACCTTTTGGGGGCGATGGCCGGCGGCGTGGCGGAGTATCTGGCGCTGATCACCGGCTACGGCGCCCTCATCGGCCTGGTGGCCCTGTGTTATGCGGGAGCGTTGATTGCCCGCCCGCGCGAATGA
- a CDS encoding GMC family oxidoreductase, producing the protein MAAKVLTESGAKVVMLEAGVNWDPVKDSQMFAWPYDSPRRGGGTPERPWGEFGAWIGGFAIDGEPYTTAPGNSFQWFRTRMLGGRTNHWGRISLRFGPNDFKRKSLDGLGDDWPITYDDVKPYYDQVDRFVGLFGSVEGIPNEPDGIFQPPPKPRCYEQLIKRASDRLNIKCIPNRLSILTQPLNGRSACHYCGQCFRGCAMHSNFSSPSVLLPPAMATGRLTIITDAMAREVTVNSAGLATGVAYIDKTTGRENHVQARVVVLAASACETARIMLNSKSSQFPQGVGNSSGVVGKYITDSTGGSVSAFVPQLMDQIPHNEDGVGGAHLYMPWVLDNTKLDFPRGYHIEISGGLGMPGSGFGGGIQRFSGFDNGREIGGYGARLKADYRKFYGATVSLAGRGEMIPNDKSYCEIDPTTVDKWGIPVLRFHWNWTDHEHNQVKHMQETFRSIFAEMGATPMSAMPSKERGYGISTGGSIIHELGVTRMGNDPKTSVVNKNCQAHDVKNLFVADGGPFVSQADKNPTWTILALSWRTSDFIAAERKRGAL; encoded by the coding sequence ATGGCCGCCAAGGTGCTGACAGAGTCGGGCGCCAAGGTCGTCATGCTGGAAGCGGGCGTGAACTGGGACCCGGTCAAAGACAGCCAGATGTTTGCGTGGCCGTATGACTCACCACGCCGAGGCGGCGGCACACCCGAACGGCCGTGGGGCGAATTTGGCGCCTGGATCGGCGGCTTCGCGATCGACGGCGAACCGTACACCACCGCGCCCGGCAACAGCTTCCAGTGGTTCCGCACGCGCATGCTGGGAGGCCGCACCAATCACTGGGGCCGCATTTCACTGCGCTTCGGTCCCAACGACTTCAAGCGCAAGAGCCTTGACGGCCTGGGCGACGACTGGCCCATCACGTACGACGATGTGAAGCCGTACTACGACCAGGTGGATCGGTTCGTCGGGTTGTTTGGCTCGGTGGAAGGGATACCGAATGAGCCGGACGGCATTTTCCAACCGCCGCCCAAGCCGCGCTGCTACGAACAGCTCATCAAGCGCGCGTCCGATCGTCTCAACATCAAGTGCATCCCGAATCGCCTGTCGATTCTCACGCAGCCCTTAAACGGCCGCTCGGCCTGCCACTACTGCGGCCAGTGCTTCCGCGGCTGTGCGATGCACTCGAACTTTTCTTCCCCTTCGGTACTGCTGCCACCGGCCATGGCCACCGGCCGGCTGACGATCATCACCGATGCGATGGCGCGTGAGGTCACCGTCAACAGCGCGGGGCTGGCGACGGGCGTGGCGTACATCGACAAAACAACCGGCCGCGAGAATCACGTGCAGGCGCGCGTGGTGGTGCTGGCGGCAAGCGCCTGCGAAACCGCGCGCATCATGCTGAACTCGAAGTCGTCGCAGTTCCCGCAGGGCGTGGGCAACTCCAGCGGCGTGGTGGGCAAATACATCACCGACAGCACCGGCGGCAGCGTGTCGGCGTTTGTGCCCCAGTTGATGGATCAGATTCCCCACAACGAAGATGGCGTGGGGGGCGCGCACCTCTACATGCCGTGGGTGCTCGACAACACCAAGCTCGACTTCCCGCGTGGTTACCACATCGAAATCAGCGGCGGCCTGGGCATGCCGGGCTCGGGTTTCGGCGGCGGCATTCAGCGCTTCAGCGGCTTCGACAACGGACGCGAGATCGGCGGATACGGCGCCAGGCTCAAGGCCGACTATCGCAAGTTCTACGGCGCCACGGTCAGTCTGGCCGGGCGCGGCGAAATGATTCCGAACGACAAGAGCTACTGCGAGATTGACCCGACCACCGTGGACAAGTGGGGCATCCCGGTGCTGCGGTTCCACTGGAACTGGACCGACCACGAACACAACCAGGTCAAACACATGCAGGAGACCTTCCGGTCGATCTTTGCGGAGATGGGCGCCACACCGATGTCGGCGATGCCGAGCAAGGAACGCGGCTATGGCATCTCCACCGGCGGCAGCATCATCCACGAACTGGGTGTGACACGCATGGGCAACGACCCCAAGACGTCGGTGGTCAACAAGAACTGCCAGGCGCACGACGTGAAGAATCTGTTTGTGGCCGACGGTGGACCGTTCGTGTCGCAGGCGGACAAAAACCCCACGTGGACCATCCTCGCGCTGTCATGGCGCACGAGCGACTTCATCGCGGCAGAACGGAAACGGGGCGCACTGTAA
- a CDS encoding DUF1080 domain-containing protein → MRLKPALLVVGVLLGLSVFAPAVRAQQSPFVGAWNFTGTGPDTAFVYWVEIKEENGQLTGRFLNRTGNPIPLGAVKVENGELIFQASRFDRVTNKIEPTGPEFRARLEGDRLVGRHMLRTGGRGGAPAVEREVNWAGARRPAFPASNANAAHKYGAPVVLFDGTSLDAFGVQHADRPLNWAVADGLLVNTPPSNNLVSKQKFADFKVDLEYRLEANSNSGLYLRGRYELQLLDDFGKPTQILGHAAVYGRAVPMVNASKPAGEWQQLTAVLVGDRVTVTLNGQKLHDNVAIDGITGGALDNAELTPGPIMIQGDHSKVAIRRLVVTPIVK, encoded by the coding sequence ATGAGACTCAAACCCGCCCTTCTCGTTGTCGGCGTCCTGCTCGGGCTTTCGGTGTTCGCGCCTGCGGTTCGTGCCCAGCAATCACCGTTTGTGGGGGCGTGGAACTTCACCGGGACGGGGCCGGACACGGCGTTTGTGTACTGGGTCGAGATCAAAGAAGAGAACGGGCAGCTCACCGGCCGCTTTCTCAACCGTACGGGCAACCCGATTCCGCTCGGCGCGGTGAAAGTGGAGAACGGCGAGTTGATCTTCCAGGCCAGCCGGTTCGACCGGGTCACGAACAAGATCGAGCCCACTGGCCCAGAGTTCCGCGCGCGTCTGGAAGGGGACCGTCTGGTGGGCCGCCACATGCTGCGAACCGGTGGACGAGGCGGCGCGCCGGCGGTTGAGCGCGAGGTCAACTGGGCCGGCGCCCGGCGTCCCGCATTCCCGGCGTCGAACGCGAATGCCGCGCACAAGTATGGCGCTCCCGTCGTGTTGTTTGATGGCACCTCCCTTGATGCGTTCGGTGTCCAACATGCCGATCGGCCGCTCAACTGGGCGGTGGCCGATGGCCTGCTCGTGAATACGCCGCCGTCCAACAACCTCGTGAGCAAGCAGAAGTTCGCCGACTTCAAGGTCGACCTGGAGTATCGGCTCGAGGCCAACAGCAACAGTGGCCTCTATCTGCGGGGCCGGTACGAGCTTCAGCTCCTGGACGACTTCGGCAAGCCGACCCAGATTCTGGGCCACGCGGCGGTCTACGGTCGCGCGGTGCCGATGGTCAACGCCAGCAAGCCCGCCGGCGAATGGCAGCAGCTCACCGCGGTGCTCGTGGGCGATCGCGTGACGGTGACGCTCAACGGCCAGAAGCTCCACGACAACGTGGCCATCGACGGCATCACCGGCGGCGCGCTCGACAACGCCGAACTCACGCCGGGACCGATCATGATCCAGGGCGACCATTCTAAAGTGGCGATTCGGCGCCTCGTCGTGACGCCCATCGTGAAGTGA
- a CDS encoding energy transducer TonB, with protein MPRTLFEQVLVTETPRKAPRWMRLGSLVLHVVVVLVLLVLPITAALDLPGIQTRLPTVMLASVPSPPPPASQPVATTASVPTTAPSVPLAPPDGITPEVAPPAPAALGVPGGVGTGVPYVGALNTSALGPPPPPMAVPEPPRRVGGIIRPPERTVFKAPEYPPVAKAARIEGTVVLEATLDERGVVQNVTVLRSVPLLDQAAIDAVRQWRYSPTRLNGVAIPIIMTVTVTFSIR; from the coding sequence ATGCCCCGAACGTTGTTTGAGCAAGTGCTCGTCACAGAAACACCCCGGAAGGCGCCGCGCTGGATGAGGCTCGGGTCGCTGGTGCTTCACGTCGTCGTTGTCCTCGTGCTGCTCGTGCTGCCGATCACCGCAGCGCTTGATCTGCCTGGGATCCAGACGCGGCTGCCAACGGTCATGCTCGCGTCGGTGCCCTCGCCGCCGCCACCGGCGAGTCAACCGGTTGCCACCACCGCGTCTGTCCCGACGACGGCGCCGAGTGTGCCGCTAGCGCCACCAGACGGGATTACACCCGAGGTGGCTCCGCCCGCCCCGGCCGCACTCGGGGTCCCCGGAGGCGTCGGCACCGGAGTCCCGTATGTGGGCGCCCTGAATACGTCGGCGCTCGGCCCGCCGCCTCCGCCGATGGCCGTGCCCGAACCCCCGCGTCGCGTTGGTGGAATCATCCGCCCGCCCGAGCGCACTGTCTTCAAGGCGCCCGAGTACCCGCCCGTTGCGAAGGCGGCCCGCATCGAGGGCACAGTGGTGCTCGAAGCCACGCTCGATGAGCGCGGCGTCGTGCAGAACGTCACCGTGCTCAGGTCTGTGCCGCTCCTCGACCAGGCGGCCATCGACGCCGTCCGCCAATGGCGCTACTCTCCGACGCGACTCAACGGCGTCGCGATCCCCATCATCATGACCGTCACCGTGACGTTCTCGATTCGTTAG
- a CDS encoding BlaI/MecI/CopY family transcriptional regulator, giving the protein MTARNTSSLTRLQQAILDYVASKGPATADQVREALRSDHPLKDSSVRTLLRRLEARGLVSHVVEGKTFVYRAEVASTSVAAAAVRRLIDGFWKGSAEQFLTGLVDEKVLSAADLRRLAKKVGGRK; this is encoded by the coding sequence ATGACAGCGCGTAACACATCGAGCCTGACCCGACTGCAGCAGGCGATTCTGGACTACGTGGCCTCCAAAGGGCCGGCGACCGCCGATCAGGTTCGAGAGGCGTTGCGATCGGACCATCCGCTCAAGGACTCGAGCGTACGGACGCTCCTGCGTCGGCTTGAGGCGCGAGGGCTTGTGAGCCACGTGGTGGAGGGCAAGACCTTTGTCTATCGCGCGGAGGTGGCGTCCACGAGTGTGGCCGCAGCGGCCGTGCGACGGTTGATCGATGGGTTCTGGAAAGGGTCGGCAGAGCAGTTCCTGACCGGGTTGGTGGACGAGAAGGTGCTGTCGGCGGCCGATCTGCGACGTCTTGCGAAAAAAGTGGGAGGACGGAAATGA
- a CDS encoding M56 family metallopeptidase, with product MTAAVILDTLVEASTRALVVAALVALALATFRVKVPAIRHAAWTAALVAMLLLPAVSGWMPTLPLPAWVPDVRVLGPAAVSTPATASVVASPVAARLAERSAGSVEETGATGRAVTTLAADSSGPSASAQVPPAARASTWREWTVIAWLVVACILLLRELAGAWVAHRLASSGVPVDGEGQVFESPRIISPVVVGVLAPRVMVPSSWPQWGAGVREMVLLHERAHVTRRDPLVACLARVNRAVFWFHPVAWWLERHLKTVSEKACDEVVVRAVREPRLYAAMLVEMARRLQRDGRRVAWQGIGIVDSRRFEDRVDRVLAGPSPELSRLRKATLTGLCALLVAVGVACGTPVPPLAEDPELAKSITRQYARLADYEAAQKLTLEQVAELERVVAANPDDLRATEKLITFYSQRGQKLMGWNEMLAARRPHILRMIAQHPESGLVRWPYVRRLDPDGYDQARALWLAHTERPDVSTHVLSEAATFFERSEKPLAEQLLLRAQAADPDGPTPRVAVSGVYRLPWARRLGALYAMAIVGSDGDSSYDTVTTVSTEVMRSPFAKHARQKLDESTDSDMLLGASEFLSRNAANAKVDFVPKDLGLVYAERLLKLNPASETARRILAGPAHDAEYARMVKLLGQTAPGLPLKSPASTRPDENAAFEQLSDALKLEYAHQLLWQPYGLAMRAYDQNDEPAAKAALENFKRRAEVIERLAAAAPASGATASIVADLHIAFGTYAMRQGDRREAVRRLTMATTAAATAPAQADSVTGISAGATRLTHDLLTAGERESVAAFYDAVSKNVEPWQRRVFEDAAAAIRAGRMPREYQSYLAHMR from the coding sequence ATGACCGCTGCCGTGATTCTCGACACTCTGGTCGAAGCGTCCACCCGGGCGCTTGTCGTCGCGGCCCTTGTCGCCCTCGCCCTTGCCACCTTCCGCGTAAAGGTACCGGCCATTCGGCATGCGGCCTGGACAGCCGCGCTGGTCGCGATGCTTCTACTGCCGGCGGTATCGGGCTGGATGCCCACATTGCCGTTACCCGCCTGGGTGCCTGACGTTCGGGTGCTTGGCCCTGCCGCGGTCTCAACGCCTGCGACGGCCTCTGTGGTTGCGTCACCCGTGGCCGCGCGGCTCGCTGAGCGTTCGGCTGGCTCGGTCGAGGAGACAGGTGCAACCGGGCGAGCGGTGACGACCCTGGCCGCGGATTCGTCTGGCCCGTCGGCGTCAGCTCAGGTGCCGCCGGCCGCACGCGCATCGACATGGCGCGAGTGGACTGTGATCGCCTGGCTCGTGGTGGCGTGCATCCTTCTCCTGCGGGAACTGGCCGGTGCGTGGGTGGCGCATCGCCTCGCCAGCAGCGGCGTGCCGGTTGACGGCGAGGGCCAGGTGTTCGAATCGCCCCGCATCATTTCGCCGGTCGTCGTCGGTGTCCTCGCGCCTCGTGTGATGGTGCCCTCGTCATGGCCGCAGTGGGGAGCCGGCGTACGCGAAATGGTCCTGCTCCACGAACGCGCCCACGTCACGCGAAGGGACCCTCTCGTGGCGTGCCTCGCACGCGTCAATCGCGCGGTGTTCTGGTTCCATCCCGTCGCCTGGTGGCTCGAGCGCCATCTCAAAACCGTCTCGGAAAAAGCGTGCGACGAAGTGGTGGTGCGCGCCGTGCGCGAACCACGACTGTATGCGGCGATGCTCGTCGAGATGGCCCGGCGTCTGCAGCGCGACGGCCGACGCGTGGCGTGGCAGGGCATCGGCATCGTCGACAGCCGCAGGTTCGAAGACCGCGTCGATCGCGTGCTTGCCGGGCCATCGCCGGAATTGTCCCGTCTCCGGAAGGCGACTCTGACCGGTCTGTGTGCGCTGCTCGTCGCCGTCGGCGTCGCGTGTGGCACGCCCGTGCCGCCGTTGGCCGAAGACCCGGAGCTTGCGAAGTCCATCACCAGGCAATACGCGCGGCTGGCTGACTATGAAGCGGCGCAGAAGCTGACGCTCGAACAGGTGGCCGAACTGGAGCGGGTTGTTGCCGCAAACCCAGACGACCTCAGGGCCACCGAGAAGTTGATCACGTTCTACAGCCAGCGCGGCCAGAAACTGATGGGCTGGAACGAGATGCTCGCCGCACGGCGGCCGCACATCCTGCGCATGATTGCGCAGCACCCAGAGTCGGGCCTCGTCCGCTGGCCGTACGTCCGTCGCCTGGACCCGGATGGGTACGACCAGGCCAGGGCGTTGTGGCTGGCGCACACCGAACGTCCCGATGTCAGTACCCACGTGCTCTCGGAAGCCGCAACATTCTTTGAACGCTCCGAAAAGCCACTCGCGGAGCAACTGCTTCTTCGGGCCCAGGCGGCAGATCCCGACGGTCCGACACCACGGGTGGCCGTCAGTGGTGTCTATCGCCTTCCGTGGGCGCGCCGACTCGGCGCCCTCTACGCCATGGCGATTGTCGGTTCCGACGGCGACTCGTCGTACGACACCGTGACGACGGTGAGCACTGAAGTGATGAGGAGCCCGTTCGCAAAACACGCGAGGCAGAAGCTGGATGAGTCAACGGACTCGGACATGCTTCTGGGTGCGAGCGAATTCCTTTCTCGCAACGCGGCCAATGCGAAGGTGGACTTTGTTCCAAAGGACCTTGGGCTTGTCTACGCCGAGCGACTGCTGAAACTCAATCCGGCGTCAGAGACCGCGCGCCGGATTCTGGCAGGGCCGGCGCACGACGCCGAATATGCCCGGATGGTGAAACTGCTCGGCCAGACGGCTCCGGGATTGCCACTGAAGTCACCAGCGTCAACGCGGCCTGATGAAAACGCGGCGTTTGAGCAGTTATCCGACGCGCTGAAGCTTGAATACGCGCACCAACTCTTGTGGCAGCCGTACGGCCTGGCAATGCGGGCGTATGACCAGAACGACGAGCCCGCAGCGAAGGCCGCGCTGGAGAACTTCAAGCGGCGTGCCGAGGTCATCGAGCGTCTTGCAGCGGCCGCCCCCGCATCCGGAGCCACTGCCTCGATCGTCGCCGACCTGCACATTGCGTTTGGTACCTACGCGATGCGCCAGGGCGACCGGCGCGAAGCCGTGCGCCGGTTGACGATGGCGACGACCGCGGCTGCCACGGCGCCGGCCCAGGCGGACTCTGTGACGGGCATTAGTGCCGGCGCCACGCGTCTGACCCACGACTTGCTCACCGCAGGCGAACGCGAATCAGTGGCGGCGTTTTACGACGCGGTCTCTAAGAACGTCGAGCCGTGGCAACGGCGCGTCTTCGAGGACGCCGCCGCGGCCATCCGCGCCGGACGCATGCCGCGCGAGTACCAAAGCTATCTCGCGCACATGCGCTGA
- a CDS encoding aldo/keto reductase, giving the protein MKYERLGRSGLKVSRIGVGCMSYGSSAWRPWVLDEDAARPFFVRAIEAGINYFDTADMYSMGASEEVTGRLLKELGRREELVIATKVNFPMGASADTPNMGGLSRKHILQACDASLRRLGVDVIDLYQIHRFDRDVPIEETLEALHDLVRAGKVRYLGASSGSAWRMAQALSISERNGWARFISMQNHYNLLYREEEREMIPLCLDAGVGLVPWSPLGRGLLTRPRPSDGHVKGPGTPRSLSDTYSPTLYGDPADWLVVDAVERVATARGLPMAQVALAWLLSRPGVVAPIIGATKMTHLDDAISGTSIALDAAECAALEAPYTAHEVKGHDV; this is encoded by the coding sequence ATGAAATACGAGCGGTTAGGAAGAAGCGGCCTGAAGGTGTCGCGCATCGGCGTCGGGTGCATGAGCTACGGCTCCTCGGCGTGGCGGCCGTGGGTGCTGGATGAAGATGCGGCGCGGCCGTTTTTTGTGCGGGCGATCGAAGCCGGAATCAACTACTTCGATACCGCCGACATGTACTCGATGGGCGCCAGCGAGGAAGTCACCGGGCGCCTGCTGAAGGAACTGGGGCGCCGCGAAGAACTGGTGATCGCGACCAAGGTCAACTTCCCCATGGGCGCCAGTGCGGATACGCCCAATATGGGCGGCCTGTCGCGCAAACACATCCTGCAGGCCTGCGACGCCAGCCTCAGGCGCCTTGGCGTTGACGTCATCGACCTGTACCAAATCCACCGCTTCGATCGGGATGTGCCGATAGAGGAAACGCTGGAGGCGCTGCACGACCTGGTGCGCGCCGGCAAGGTCCGTTACCTGGGCGCAAGTTCAGGTTCAGCCTGGAGGATGGCGCAAGCCCTGTCGATCTCAGAGCGGAATGGCTGGGCGCGTTTCATCTCCATGCAGAATCACTACAACCTGCTCTATCGCGAAGAGGAACGCGAGATGATCCCGCTCTGCCTCGATGCCGGAGTCGGCCTCGTTCCGTGGAGCCCGCTTGGCCGCGGCCTGCTCACGCGCCCGCGCCCGTCCGACGGCCACGTGAAGGGCCCAGGCACACCGCGGTCATTGTCCGACACCTACTCCCCCACCCTCTACGGCGATCCGGCGGACTGGCTTGTTGTGGATGCCGTTGAGCGCGTCGCCACCGCGCGTGGCCTCCCCATGGCCCAGGTCGCGCTCGCCTGGCTCCTCTCACGCCCCGGCGTCGTCGCGCCAATCATCGGCGCCACCAAGATGACGCACCTCGACGACGCGATCAGCGGCACGTCGATCGCGCTGGACGCCGCAGAGTGCGCGGCGCTGGAAGCGCCTTACACGGCGCATGAGGTGAAAGGGCACGACGTCTAG
- a CDS encoding helix-turn-helix transcriptional regulator, with amino-acid sequence MPRTESLGEFEQSVLLAIAHLIQANEDVYGVSVRQVIESRTGRSVPVGALYTALDRLERKGYVSSEMGDPTPSRGGRAKRHFVLRPAGAAALERSRDYLARMWQGLAPISRRTRA; translated from the coding sequence ATGCCACGAACAGAGTCCTTGGGCGAGTTTGAACAGTCTGTCCTGCTGGCCATCGCGCACCTCATTCAGGCCAACGAGGACGTGTATGGCGTGAGTGTCCGGCAGGTCATCGAGTCGCGCACCGGGCGCAGTGTGCCCGTCGGCGCCCTGTATACGGCCCTCGATCGCCTGGAGCGCAAGGGCTACGTCTCCTCGGAGATGGGTGACCCCACGCCGTCGCGCGGCGGCCGCGCCAAGCGGCATTTCGTCCTTCGCCCGGCAGGCGCCGCCGCCCTTGAACGCTCGCGCGACTACCTCGCCAGGATGTGGCAGGGCCTGGCCCCCATCTCACGGCGGACCCGCGCATGA